The Fodinibius salinus nucleotide sequence GATTTAAATACTGATTAGTCGAATAACCGACCCGCGTATCCAGTGATACCACTGTTTGCCAATGTTGGCTATAGCAAACAGTAGATCCTGATATCAATAGAATTATGACTAATAAATAGATCCTCATAAATACACGACTGCATTTTTATTTCCAAAGCCATCTTCGTGTTGTACCGTTGCCAACGGATCGGTAACCCATTTATCGCCGTTTTTAACAAACATGTAATTGTGCTTACCACGCGACATTGAAACAAGTCCTGTCCAAATAGTCTTTCCATTTATCACCTGTTTCGACATTTCTATTGGCTCCCAATCACTAAAATCACCTGCTACAGCAATGGATTTTGCCTCTTCATCTACATACATAAACCGCATCATTACCTTTTCTCTGTCAGAAGAGACCTGTTGCACTGATTTACCAACTTGTGAGTTGTTTGTTGCAATTACCGGCTGGTTTGAATCAAATGTACCTGATAAAAAGAATGAGTATGAGAAAGCAGCCAAAACCAATAGTGCAATTGAAAACGCATATACCGGTCGTAAAGATATTTGCTGCGGCACCCATAAGTATTGAAAGTATTTGCGGAGTCTTTCAGAAATAGATACATGTTCTTCTGTTTGTTCTGCCCCAACCTGGTGCATAACCTGATCGGTAAACCCTTCAGGCACAGATGTATTGTTATTACCGACAAACTTATCTTCCAGTTGATGTTCAAAACGTAACATACTGCGCAGATGCTCATCATCTGCTATTGTGTGTAATGCCTCTTTCTCCTCTTCCGAAGAAAGCTCATTATCCAGATATTTCCGGAGTAATTGATCTTTTTCATTCATAACATTTAACCGTTTTGTTCTACAAAATCTTTTAGCTGTTTTTTAGCCCTGTAAACCCGCACCTTCAATGCACTTACAGAAGTTCCCAAGCGTTGTGACATCGCTTGATATGTCATATCTGACTCATATTTCATCAAAAAAGCCTTTGAATATTTATCATTTATTTCATCTAAGCCTTTTTTAATCAGGTTATTCCATTCTGCATTTTCTATGGCTGCATCTGCTGCCTCATGTTGATCCATTTTTTGATGCAAAACATGATCATCAACTTCGTTAAAGTTCTTATTCTGTCGGCGAATATTTTTTGCATAATCTTTACAATGATTCATTGCTATCATATATAGCCATGAGGAGAACTTCGAATCCCCTTTAAAAGAAGACAATCGCTCATAAGTTTTAACAAAAATTTGCTGAGCTAGCTCTTCTGTATCTGCATCAGACTTCACAAAACGATTAACTACACTAAAAACCATTGGTGCATAACGATCTACCAACACTTCATAATGATGACTCTCACCATCTAAAATATCCTGTACTAACTGAATTTCTTCTTCCTGTCGGTCCATTCCTTAACTTTATATGATACTAAGCTGGAAGATATAATATACTATTCAGTATTACAGACTTAGAACATCAGGCATATAATATGACGAACGAAATTTAGAATCGTTACTTTTTAATTTGTCTATCAGAGTGTTTAACTACCAAAATCTCTAATTCATACCTTATCACATCTTTTAACCAACAATATATTTATGTATCTAAACGAGTAATTCTTACCTTTAGGGTTAGGTAAAATAAAGGTATTTTCAGAAGAAGCTGTTTATTCTATGGACCGCGAAGCATTTCAAGAACGATTTGGACTTATCGGTGATTCTGCTGCACTAAAGCAGGTCATTGATAAAGTTATACAGGTTGCCGATACCGATATTACCATCTTGTTGCAAGGTGAAAGTGGCGTCGGTAAAGATGTAACGGCTAAAGCCATCCACAATGTAAGTCACCGCAAACACAACGAGCTGGTAATTGTTAACTGTGGTGCTATACCCGAAGGTATTATTGAGAGTGAACTTTTTGGGCATGAAAAGGGATCATTTACCGGTGCACATGAAACACGCGAAGGATATTTTGAGAAAGCCAACGGTGGCACTATTTTTCTCGATGAGATTGGTGATATGCCTGCTAATGTGCAGGTAAAACTGCTCAGAGTATTAGAAACTGGTGAGTATTTTCGCGTAGGATCTAGCAAGGTGAGAACTACCGATGTACGTGTAATTGCTGCTACGAATAAAGATTTGTGGGAACTTGTCCAAGAAGATTCTTTTCGCGAGGATTTATACTATCGCCTTGATACGGTCAAAGTAAAACTTCCTCCACTTCGGGAGCGTCCTGATGATATTATTCCTATTTTTCGAAAATTTGTTACCGAATTTTCTGCTGAGTATGATTCTGTATTTAAAGGTTTTTCCGATGATGCTAAAGAACTATTACAGTCATACCGCTGGCCGGGGAATGTTCGGGAGTTGCGAAACGTGGCTGAGCAGCTTGTAGTACTCGAAAAATCTCAATTTGTTGATACGGAAAAACTCAAAAAGTATTTGAAGGGACGCCAACATACCGGTGAGGCGGATAATCTACCTGTGCTTGCCGAACAGAAAAGTTCATCAAATGGGGCATTCGGAGATGATGACCAGCAGCTCATTTATCGTGCCCTGGTCGGACTCAGAAATGATATTGGCGATCTCAAAGAGATGCTAGCTAACTTTTTATATTCTACAATTTCACAAAAAAATATTAAAGCCCTGCCACAAAATATCCAAGATGAAGTAAATGAGACGGAAATGTCGAGCATGGATATTGACGTAGGAGATGCCGATGAAAATATTGGTGTACAATCATATACCGAAGCAGATATTTCGAAAGAGACTGAGGAAAATGAGTTTTCTTCATTTTTCAACAGCGGCGATATCCCTTCTATTGAAAAAACCGAGCAGTTTTTGATTGAACAAGCTCTCAATAAATATGAAGGCAATCGCCGAAAAGCATCAGAAGCATTAGGCATCAGTGAACGGACTCTTTACCGTAAGTTAGATCAATATGGACTGCAATAGATTGCAATCATTGATAGTCCTCCTGTTCATCAGTGTGGCACTTTCGGGCTGTTTTAAATACAGTTTTACCGGTACATCAATTCCAGAGGACGTCAATTCGATTTATATTCCTTTTTTTGCTGATCAGTCTTCGGGGGGAGTTAGCAATTTAAGCAATCGGCTTAATGAAGCTCTGGTTGATCGATTTATTAATCAAACAAAGCTGCAGCTGGCCAATAATCGCAACGGTGCTGATGCTGTGTTGGAGGGATCCATCAGAACCTATGCTAATCAAGCATTTAGCCTTACCGGCGAACAACAGACTAGTCGTAATGAAGTTACCATCAGAGTGCAAGCTACATTTCAATACACTGATAAAGAGCAAGCCGAATGGTCTTCATCATTTAGTGGAGCCGCTACCTATGACACCAATGAAGATCCTATCAAAGGAGAATCAAATGCAGCAGATGAAGCTTTGGCACAAGTGGCAAACAACATGTTTAATGACGCAGTAAGCGGATGGTAATTGCGATTTACTGGTTGACTGAATCGGCCGGCTGGTTATATTAAAATAATTGTTGCTCTAAAAAATAGCGTTACATAATGGCTGAACTACCTTTTGAAATACCTGAATCGCTCGCTTCTTATGCCGAACATTTCGAAAATAACCCGGTAAAAGCGACTAAGCGACTGGAGAAACAACTACAAAAAAGAGGTCCCGATGCCGTGGGACATTTTTTACTGGCATGGTTCTATCATCAACGGGGACGTAAGGATCAAGCCGTTGACGAAGCTCTTAAAGCTAAAATATTTGCTCCAGGCAGTCCTTTTTTCAAAAAATTGCATTATTATTATTCCCATCCTCAAACATTTGATGCCTGGACACCCGAATCTTCAGCATCTCCCAATAAACAAAAAGAGTCACCTACTCAACACGGACCTGTTTTAAATCTCGATAATCTTATCCAAAAACTATCGGCCGTTGAGTCTGAACGACTTACACCCAATGGTGATGCAGATAAAGTACCCTTAGATGGTAAATCTTCTGGCTCATCAGAAAATATTGATAATCTTGTCTCTGAAACACTTGCAGAAATTCATGTTGAACAGGGAAAGTTCGAGACAGCGATTAAGATGTATAAACAACTTAAAAAGACAAATACAGATAAAGAGGAGCAGTTCGAAAAAAAGATAAGACAGCTAGAGAAACAAAAAGAAGCGAAGAATCAAGAAGAGTAACTCATCTTAATAGCACAACGGTGATCAAAACCACTATGATTGTACAAAGGGATTGGATTGCTTTTCATGCCCAATTGTAGTTGCTGGTCCGTGTCCCGGATAAACTGTTGTATCATCAGGAAGAACGTACAGCTGATTCTGAATAGATTGTTTTAACATATTGAGATCACCCTTGTATAGATCAGTACGTCCGATTCCCTCTTTAAAGATAGTATCTCCAGCAATAAGTATTTCATCTTCACTGCCATATAGTGATACGTGATCAGGCGCATGACCCGGAGTATATCGTATATCAAAACAAAAGTTACCTATCTCCCATTTGGATGTTATAGGCAATTTTTGAGGTTCAAAGTCAAATGGCTCTGCCTGCAATCCAAACATTGAAGCCTGAGAAGAAAAGTTATTCCACAGCCAGTGATCTTCATCAGAAAGGAAAACAGGTATTTCGTTGTCACTTAACACCTTGTCGATTCCAAGCACATGATCAACATGAGCATGGGTTAACACGATAGCAGAAAGAGTTGCTCCACTGCTTTTTATCTTTGTTTTCACCGCTTGGTATTCCTGTTGATGAGCAAATCCCGGGTCAACAATCAGAGCCTCCTCCCCCTGAATCAGTAAATAGGTATTCTCGGCAAAAGGACCTACAGTAAATGAATGAATTTGCATAAGAGAGACATTGAATTACAGAAACACTGAGCACAAAAAGACTACAAGTGAAAAGCTTTACAAAATATTGGATAACCAGCAGTCATTGTAAATGATAACACAGTAATCTCATATAAAACTCAATCATAAGATTACTTTACTCCATTCGTAATGATCGGGGAGAAATTTATAAAGCCTTTATTATTGAATAATAAAAAAGGATGCACTCCTGAAACGAAATGCATCCTAAAATTCAATAATATGGTACCTAATCTTGACCGTAACGCTCTTTAAAGCGATCAATACGACCAGCCTTCTTCTGGTAGTTCATATTGCCCGTATAGAATGGGTGATTTTTAGAATCAACTTCGCTGTGAAATGTACCATCTTCGGTATCAATAGTACTACGCGTTTTAAACTCGGTGCCATCACTCATGACAACCGTAATTTCATTATAGTCCGGATGAATTCCTTCTTTCATGGGATAAATTGATTATTTGGTTTCAACAATTCGATCGAAAATATAACTATTTTTCCATGTATTTGCAATAACTGTCATTCCGTAAAATCTTCTAAATTATCAAAGTCATCCATCGAACCAAGTACACTTCCCAGCATATCGGAATACGAACGCTGGTTGTCCAAATCCTCTTTGCCAAGCATAGAATGTTGATGCAGTGCCTCAATGATAAAATCCATCACTGCGGGGTCTTGAGCTGTGGGAATCTCCAAATATTTTTGAGCAATAGTTTCCAACTCAGGAATCTGCTGTAGCTTTTTCTGATACTGTTTTTGGTCAAGACTGTCAGCCAGTTCAAGGCTATTTCCATTGGCAAACCAATTTAAAACAGGCTCATACAAACTCCCTCCCTCCTGTTTTTTCTGTTCTTCAGGGTCTGGAAAATAGTTTTCGAAAATAGTTTTGATAGCCTTACCAATAATATGCTTGGCTACATTTGTTACCCCTTCCTGTTCGCCTTCATACACAAGTTCAAGCTTACCGGTCAGTGCCGGAACGATGTGGAATACATCCGTTATACGTGCCACAGTTGTCGACTCACCATTGAGAATAGCTCTTCGCTCAGCTGCAGAAATCAGCTGCTCCATCGCCGTAATCGTCATACGTGTCGAAACACCGCTTTTCTGATCAATATATTCTGAATCCCGCGCCACGAAAACAATCTGCTCTAACAATTCTTTATAAATGCGGGGGATGACTACCTCAATATCTTCACCACGGCTTATCCATGCCTCTTGCTCAGTAATTTCCATCGCAATATCCATCTTCTTGGGATAGTGCGTTAATATTTGAGAATCAATCCGATCTTTTAAAGGGGTAATAATATTTCCGCGGTTGGTATAATCTTCAGGATTGGCAGAAAATACCATCAAAATGTCCATAGGAATGCGGATATTGAATCCACGAATCTGAATATCACGCTCCTGCATAATATTGAGCAGCGCAACCTGAATGCGCGGCTGCAGGTCGGGTAGCTCGTTAATACCAAAGATACCCCGGTTGGTACGCGGTACTAAGCCAAAATTGATTACATTCTCATCAGCCAGGTGCAACTTCTCAGAGGCTGCTTTAATGGGATCAATATCACCGATAAGATCTGCCACAGCTGTATCGGGTGTGGCCAGCTTTTCACCGTACCGTTCGCTTCGGTGAAGCCAACGGATGGGGGTCTCATCTCCCTGTTTATCGACCAGTTCACGTGCCTGTTTGGAAACCGGATGCAGCGGATCGTCATTAATTTGAGACCCTTCAACTATTGGCACATATTCATCCAAAAAAGTAACAAGCTGACGGAGTATCTTAGTTTTAGCTTGCCCGCGCAGTCCCAGCAGTATAAAATCATGCTTGGCCAACAGTGCATGTTGCAGCTGTGGTATCACTGAATGGTCATACCCTTTAATATTCGGAAACAATGGTTCACCGGACTGTATCTTGGCGATTAAATTGCTTCGGATTTCCTCCTTAACCGACTGAGGTTGCCATGATGATTTTTTAAGCTCACCAAGTGTAGATACCGATTTATGAAGCTGCGACATGGTAATATTTTGTTTGTGATTAACATGTAAATAAACCAACAACTATCGTTAATCATTCATATCTAAATAAAAGCTTTTCCTAATTACCTTATATGCTTGGACAAATTACGGAGTGGTAGTCTTTTTTATTTCACTAAGTGCACGGGCCTTCACTATGGTCTCGTCCCATTCTTTTTGGGGATCCGAATCACTGGTAATAGCCCCACCTACTGAGTAGTAAAGCTTATCACCTTTTACAATAGCCGTCCGAATAACCACATTAAAATCAAAGTTTCCTGCGGGATTGATATAGCCAATGGCTCCGGAATATATACCCCGCCGGTAGTTTTCAAGCTCTTCAATAATTTGCATAGACCTTAATTTTGGAGCTCCAGTCATCGACCCCATGGGGAAACAAGACTCCAAAATGGTAATAGCATCTTCACAATCGGTTTGCGCCTCAATAGTTGATACCATTTGGTGCACTGTTTCAAAAGATTGGATCTCAAAAAGATTTGCTACCGATACTGAACCCGGACGAGCAATTTTGCTCAAATCATTCCGAACCAAATCTACAATCATCACATTCTCAGCCTGTTCCTT carries:
- a CDS encoding RNA polymerase sigma factor: MDRQEEEIQLVQDILDGESHHYEVLVDRYAPMVFSVVNRFVKSDADTEELAQQIFVKTYERLSSFKGDSKFSSWLYMIAMNHCKDYAKNIRRQNKNFNEVDDHVLHQKMDQHEAADAAIENAEWNNLIKKGLDEINDKYSKAFLMKYESDMTYQAMSQRLGTSVSALKVRVYRAKKQLKDFVEQNG
- a CDS encoding sigma-54 interaction domain-containing protein is translated as MDREAFQERFGLIGDSAALKQVIDKVIQVADTDITILLQGESGVGKDVTAKAIHNVSHRKHNELVIVNCGAIPEGIIESELFGHEKGSFTGAHETREGYFEKANGGTIFLDEIGDMPANVQVKLLRVLETGEYFRVGSSKVRTTDVRVIAATNKDLWELVQEDSFREDLYYRLDTVKVKLPPLRERPDDIIPIFRKFVTEFSAEYDSVFKGFSDDAKELLQSYRWPGNVRELRNVAEQLVVLEKSQFVDTEKLKKYLKGRQHTGEADNLPVLAEQKSSSNGAFGDDDQQLIYRALVGLRNDIGDLKEMLANFLYSTISQKNIKALPQNIQDEVNETEMSSMDIDVGDADENIGVQSYTEADISKETEENEFSSFFNSGDIPSIEKTEQFLIEQALNKYEGNRRKASEALGISERTLYRKLDQYGLQ
- a CDS encoding LptE family protein, with the protein product MQSLIVLLFISVALSGCFKYSFTGTSIPEDVNSIYIPFFADQSSGGVSNLSNRLNEALVDRFINQTKLQLANNRNGADAVLEGSIRTYANQAFSLTGEQQTSRNEVTIRVQATFQYTDKEQAEWSSSFSGAATYDTNEDPIKGESNAADEALAQVANNMFNDAVSGW
- a CDS encoding tetratricopeptide repeat protein, which translates into the protein MAELPFEIPESLASYAEHFENNPVKATKRLEKQLQKRGPDAVGHFLLAWFYHQRGRKDQAVDEALKAKIFAPGSPFFKKLHYYYSHPQTFDAWTPESSASPNKQKESPTQHGPVLNLDNLIQKLSAVESERLTPNGDADKVPLDGKSSGSSENIDNLVSETLAEIHVEQGKFETAIKMYKQLKKTNTDKEEQFEKKIRQLEKQKEAKNQEE
- a CDS encoding MBL fold metallo-hydrolase; amino-acid sequence: MQIHSFTVGPFAENTYLLIQGEEALIVDPGFAHQQEYQAVKTKIKSSGATLSAIVLTHAHVDHVLGIDKVLSDNEIPVFLSDEDHWLWNNFSSQASMFGLQAEPFDFEPQKLPITSKWEIGNFCFDIRYTPGHAPDHVSLYGSEDEILIAGDTIFKEGIGRTDLYKGDLNMLKQSIQNQLYVLPDDTTVYPGHGPATTIGHEKQSNPFVQS
- the rpmE gene encoding 50S ribosomal protein L31 — its product is MKEGIHPDYNEITVVMSDGTEFKTRSTIDTEDGTFHSEVDSKNHPFYTGNMNYQKKAGRIDRFKERYGQD
- a CDS encoding magnesium chelatase, yielding MSQLHKSVSTLGELKKSSWQPQSVKEEIRSNLIAKIQSGEPLFPNIKGYDHSVIPQLQHALLAKHDFILLGLRGQAKTKILRQLVTFLDEYVPIVEGSQINDDPLHPVSKQARELVDKQGDETPIRWLHRSERYGEKLATPDTAVADLIGDIDPIKAASEKLHLADENVINFGLVPRTNRGIFGINELPDLQPRIQVALLNIMQERDIQIRGFNIRIPMDILMVFSANPEDYTNRGNIITPLKDRIDSQILTHYPKKMDIAMEITEQEAWISRGEDIEVVIPRIYKELLEQIVFVARDSEYIDQKSGVSTRMTITAMEQLISAAERRAILNGESTTVARITDVFHIVPALTGKLELVYEGEQEGVTNVAKHIIGKAIKTIFENYFPDPEEQKKQEGGSLYEPVLNWFANGNSLELADSLDQKQYQKKLQQIPELETIAQKYLEIPTAQDPAVMDFIIEALHQHSMLGKEDLDNQRSYSDMLGSVLGSMDDFDNLEDFTE